The following proteins are encoded in a genomic region of Gopherus flavomarginatus isolate rGopFla2 chromosome 14, rGopFla2.mat.asm, whole genome shotgun sequence:
- the TRADD gene encoding tumor necrosis factor receptor type 1-associated DEATH domain protein: MADSSDLWIGSAYLFLQSTSEKIVLPSLYGSSHQKSSVFKALKLALADSTGSLHGVDMLKVHCSEPHLIIQLKFCMRENCRKFLRSYRAGLFRESLQNHLQVTLSMTAVPVQVELKAGSEQLDRMLNEEERCLDCIYKEKPDRLRDEEIAELEESFRSLTCRQQSNNTTPSNNCNSLNSSSLSYCSGRSSLPPEATFIFQEQQFANRTLTPDDHQKFAKLVSKKWKQVGRSLQKNCRALRDPVIDNLAHEYDREGLYEQAYQLLLKFIQSEGKRATLQRLIAALEENSLITLAEELLGLHPSENDTS, translated from the exons ATGGCAGACAGCTCTGATCTCTGGATTGGCAGCGCTTATCTATTTCTCCAGTCGACATCTGAGAAGATTGTCCTGCCCTCTCTTTATGGAAGCTCCCACCAGAAATCTAGCGTGTTCAAGGCCCTCAAGTTGGCGTTAGCAG ATTCCACAGGCAGCCTGCATGGCGTCGACATGCTCAAAGTGCACTGCAGTGAGCCGCACCTGATTATCCAGCTTAAATTCTGCATGCGAGAGAACTGCCGCAAATTCCTTCGGAGCTACCGGGCCGGGTTGTTCCGGGAGTCTCTCCAGAATCACCTCCAAGTCACCCTGTCAATGACAGCCGTACCTGTTCAAGTGGAGCTGAAGGCTGGCAGCGAGCAGCTGGACCGCATGCTGAACGAGGAGGAGCGCTGTTTGGACTGTATCTACAAAGAAAAG CCCGACCGCCTGAGGGATGAGGAAATTGCAGAGCTGGAGGAATCTTTCAGGAGCCTGACTTGTCGACAGCAGAGCAACAACACGACCCCTTCAAACAACTGCAACTCTTTGAACTCCTCATCTCTGTCTTATTGTTCAGGGAGGAGCTCTCTGCCTCCAGAAGCCACCTTCATCTTTCAGGAACAACAATTTG CCAACAGAACACTCACGCCAGATGACCATCAAAAATTTGCCAAGCTCGTGTCGAAGAAATGGAAGCAGGTGGGTAGGTCTTTGCAGAAGAACTGCCGAGCCCTTCGGGATCCTGTCATAGACAACTTGGCCCATGAATATGACCGAGAGGGATTATATGAGCAAGCGTACCAGCTCCTTCTCAAGTTTATCCAGTCGGAGGGCAAGAGAGCCACGTTACAGAGGCTGATTGCAGCCCTGGAGGAAAACAGTCTCATAACCTTAGCAGAGGAACTCCTGGGCCTCCACCCTAGTGAAAACGACACATCATAG